In the Candidatus Poribacteria bacterium genome, one interval contains:
- a CDS encoding aldo/keto reductase yields the protein MEKRILGRTGLEVSVLGMGGLFVSTAGGRNRADGHNAIRRALELGVNYVDTAPSYGNSEEVVGEALEGVLQPHYLSTKIGGRPQPFDPKDKQLLRQSVEESLRLLKRDTIDILMVHEPDRPGQYDWWTSHETFDGPICELLAELKAEGIVRFTGLGGTTAHQLPAIMATGVYDVVLAAQNYSLLWREAAISIFPEAKRRNMGIVIGAPLQQGALSRRHAEVETGAWWLSRPRQEQFKVLYKFLDEIELSLPEAGIRMAISNPDISTVLVGARSVEEVEQNVRAVEAGPLPSEVLERLQDIADMVPFRPFEEPHSLAFGREYSGPGPAR from the coding sequence ATGGAAAAACGCATTCTTGGGCGGACTGGGCTTGAAGTGAGTGTCTTAGGAATGGGCGGACTCTTTGTCTCAACGGCTGGCGGTAGGAACCGCGCTGACGGACATAACGCTATCCGACGCGCTTTGGAACTCGGTGTCAATTATGTTGATACCGCACCGAGTTACGGCAACAGTGAAGAAGTCGTTGGGGAAGCTTTAGAGGGTGTGTTGCAGCCGCATTACCTCTCCACGAAGATTGGTGGTAGACCACAACCTTTCGATCCGAAGGATAAACAACTCCTACGGCAATCGGTTGAAGAGAGCCTGCGTTTGCTGAAAAGAGATACTATTGACATCCTGATGGTGCATGAACCTGATCGTCCGGGACAATACGATTGGTGGACAAGCCACGAGACATTTGATGGACCGATCTGTGAGTTGTTGGCGGAACTCAAAGCGGAAGGGATTGTCCGTTTCACAGGGTTAGGTGGCACAACCGCACATCAACTCCCCGCAATTATGGCAACAGGGGTCTACGATGTGGTGCTGGCAGCACAGAATTATAGCCTACTCTGGCGCGAAGCGGCGATCTCAATCTTTCCAGAAGCGAAGCGACGGAATATGGGAATTGTCATCGGTGCGCCGTTACAACAGGGTGCATTGTCACGCCGCCACGCTGAAGTAGAGACGGGGGCATGGTGGCTTAGCCGTCCGCGTCAGGAACAGTTCAAAGTGCTTTATAAGTTTTTGGATGAAATCGAACTCTCGCTTCCAGAGGCGGGTATCCGTATGGCTATATCCAATCCTGATATTTCTACGGTGCTGGTGGGTGCCCGGTCTGTAGAGGAAGTCGAACAGAATGTCCGTGCGGTTGAAGCCGGTCCATTGCCCTCGGAAGTGTTAGAACGGCTTCAGGATATCGCGGATATGGTGCCGTTTCGACCCTTTGAGGAACCCCATAGTTTGGCGTTCGGTAGGGAATATAGCGGGCCAGGACCTGCACGGTGA
- a CDS encoding Ldh family oxidoreductase, with protein sequence MPNFTQNQLQKIATDIFEAGGVPSDEAEIIGELLVASNLAGHDSHGVLRIPQYIGLIESGLIQPGAPMEIERESASHALINGNWGFGHVIAQKAMSLAIEKAKSSTISAISVYNCNHIGRIGSYPMMAAETDMVGITMVNAGGTALYVAPFGGRDGRLATNPIAIATPTREGHPILLDITSSVVAQGKIRVAVNRGESVPLGWLINNEGEPTQDPRDLIEAPHGALLPLGGIAGHKGYVLGLMIDILGGALSGAGCSGSGNTRLQNGVLMIALDIANFTPLDDFYDHVDGLVAHVKASPTAPGFDEILTPGEIEARQTERRLREGIPIDDETWRQIQETATQVGLPCLNLES encoded by the coding sequence ATGCCAAATTTTACGCAGAACCAGCTACAGAAAATCGCAACTGACATCTTTGAAGCCGGAGGTGTTCCAAGCGATGAAGCAGAGATTATAGGGGAACTGCTCGTCGCTTCAAACCTCGCCGGGCATGATTCCCACGGCGTTCTCCGCATTCCGCAATATATTGGACTCATCGAATCCGGACTTATTCAACCCGGAGCACCGATGGAGATTGAACGTGAGTCGGCTTCGCATGCGCTCATCAACGGCAATTGGGGGTTTGGACACGTCATCGCACAGAAGGCGATGTCGCTCGCGATAGAGAAGGCGAAATCGAGTACGATCAGCGCAATTAGCGTCTATAACTGTAATCACATCGGACGGATCGGGAGCTATCCGATGATGGCAGCTGAAACCGATATGGTAGGCATCACAATGGTGAATGCGGGTGGAACTGCACTATATGTTGCGCCGTTCGGTGGACGAGATGGACGGCTTGCGACCAATCCTATCGCAATTGCCACACCGACACGCGAGGGACACCCGATTCTGCTTGACATCACAAGTAGCGTTGTCGCGCAGGGTAAGATTCGCGTTGCTGTGAATCGTGGCGAATCTGTTCCACTCGGTTGGCTTATCAACAATGAAGGCGAACCGACACAGGACCCACGAGACTTGATAGAGGCTCCACACGGTGCGTTATTGCCGCTTGGTGGAATTGCTGGACACAAGGGATATGTACTCGGTTTGATGATTGACATTTTAGGGGGCGCGTTGTCCGGCGCAGGCTGTAGTGGATCGGGGAACACCCGTCTTCAGAACGGTGTCCTGATGATTGCACTGGATATCGCTAATTTTACACCGCTTGACGATTTTTATGACCATGTTGACGGACTGGTTGCCCATGTGAAAGCCTCACCAACCGCACCCGGATTCGATGAAATCTTGACACCCGGAGAAATTGAGGCGCGCCAGACAGAGCGTCGTTTACGCGAAGGCATCCCAATCGATGACGAAACGTGGCGACAGATTCAAGAGACTGCAACACAGGTGGGGCTCCCGTGCTTAAATCTTGAAAGTTAA
- a CDS encoding thiamine pyrophosphate-binding protein, producing the protein MQNQQLTIGKYLLRKLQSYGIDHIFGIPGDYVVQFFDMIEKSPIQHIGTTREETAGFAADAYARTKGMGAACVTYGVGGLSMINAVTAAYAEKSPLIVISGSPGIKERSEEGLLHHKGKDFYTQQRIYDEITVASSLLDEPFTAFNEIDRVLDAVYWHKRPGYIELPRDMVGMLGTPSQRPSTGDHQSDPETLEAALENAIAFINQSENPVILAGAELHRFGYQNKLRQLAEEKQFPVVTTLLGKSVMPEAHPLYLGIYGGAMSREEITVLVESADCLITLGAFMTDVNLGIYTANLDRSRRVYATSDKISVGYSTYENVTFEDFIDGLHSPKLHERGDIDLEWVMEVPEPFKMMPDQPLTMKRLFQHLNLLLREDMTVIPDIGDSLWAALDLRLPARTDFIALAYYTSMGFAVPAAIGAQLGKPTARPLVIVGDGAFQMTGPELSTTIRYQLNPIVLILNNQGYGTVRPFIDGPFNDIENWNYTHVPELFGTGCAFAARTEGEFDTAMKAALAETQHFVLIEATLDKSDISPSLMQLAKQVSKKV; encoded by the coding sequence ATGCAAAATCAACAACTAACTATCGGTAAATACCTGCTGAGAAAATTGCAAAGTTACGGTATTGATCACATTTTTGGCATTCCCGGTGATTATGTAGTGCAGTTCTTCGATATGATCGAGAAAAGCCCTATTCAACACATCGGCACGACACGAGAAGAAACTGCAGGATTTGCTGCAGATGCCTATGCCCGGACAAAAGGCATGGGAGCTGCATGTGTGACGTATGGGGTCGGTGGGTTATCAATGATCAACGCTGTTACCGCCGCCTACGCTGAAAAATCACCACTCATTGTGATTAGCGGAAGCCCAGGGATAAAGGAGCGTAGTGAAGAGGGGCTTTTGCATCATAAAGGTAAAGATTTCTACACACAACAACGTATTTATGACGAGATAACCGTTGCATCCTCACTTCTTGATGAACCCTTTACCGCCTTTAACGAGATAGATAGGGTCCTCGACGCTGTGTATTGGCACAAGCGTCCCGGCTACATTGAACTGCCACGGGATATGGTAGGTATGCTGGGAACACCCTCCCAACGTCCTTCAACAGGCGACCACCAGAGTGACCCGGAGACATTAGAGGCCGCCTTAGAAAATGCAATTGCGTTCATAAATCAGAGCGAAAATCCTGTCATTTTAGCAGGCGCGGAACTCCACAGATTCGGCTACCAAAACAAATTACGCCAGCTTGCCGAAGAAAAACAGTTTCCCGTGGTGACAACGCTGTTGGGCAAATCGGTAATGCCAGAGGCTCATCCGCTCTACTTGGGTATTTACGGCGGCGCGATGAGCAGGGAAGAAATAACAGTACTCGTTGAATCTGCCGATTGTCTTATCACCCTTGGTGCCTTTATGACCGATGTCAACCTCGGAATCTACACGGCAAACTTGGATCGCAGTCGCCGGGTATACGCCACCTCGGATAAAATTTCGGTTGGCTATTCTACCTATGAAAATGTCACGTTTGAAGATTTTATTGATGGATTGCATTCTCCGAAACTCCATGAACGCGGGGACATAGATTTGGAGTGGGTCATGGAAGTGCCAGAACCTTTCAAGATGATGCCCGACCAGCCGCTTACAATGAAACGCCTGTTCCAACACCTAAATCTACTGCTGCGTGAAGACATGACAGTTATTCCTGACATCGGTGACAGCCTCTGGGCGGCTTTAGACTTACGGCTTCCGGCGCGTACCGATTTTATTGCGCTTGCCTACTACACCTCAATGGGGTTTGCAGTTCCCGCCGCAATCGGTGCCCAACTCGGCAAACCCACAGCCCGGCCACTTGTCATCGTAGGGGATGGGGCATTTCAAATGACCGGCCCCGAACTCTCAACGACTATTCGCTACCAGCTCAATCCGATTGTTCTGATTTTAAACAATCAAGGATACGGCACCGTCCGTCCCTTTATTGACGGACCCTTTAACGATATAGAAAATTGGAACTACACCCATGTACCGGAACTCTTTGGCACAGGATGTGCATTTGCTGCCCGTACGGAAGGCGAATTTGATACTGCCATGAAAGCAGCACTTGCTGAGACACAACATTTTGTTTTGATTGAGGCAACACTTGACAAATCGGACATTTCGCCCTCACTTATGCAGTTGGCAAAACAGGTGTCCAAGAAAGTTTAA
- a CDS encoding phytanoyl-CoA dioxygenase family protein: MSDLQLQQYLFDVQGYLVIENVLSPEEVAALNQCIDEQQLPTPGKVQRFGSAPDGPGFLQWGQPFCNLLDHPEIMPILQFRLGDCFRLDRIYGMYMREGMPRGHLHADYGATSPTARAQPGEYYSFRDNEIHNGFVVVTWNLADTGPDYGGFCCIPGSHKGNFKLPQQIAEAPQDAPCVVIPNAPAGSAILFTEALTHGTAAWNGKHQRRSLLYKYCVSHIAWTSRRVAIPEDIEITERQKILFREPADPYRHFPSLFEAA, translated from the coding sequence ATGAGCGATCTACAGTTACAACAATACCTCTTCGACGTGCAAGGCTACCTTGTCATTGAGAATGTCTTGAGTCCAGAAGAGGTCGCAGCACTCAATCAATGTATTGACGAGCAACAACTCCCCACACCGGGGAAGGTCCAAAGATTTGGAAGTGCCCCCGATGGTCCCGGTTTTCTGCAGTGGGGACAACCGTTTTGCAATTTACTCGACCATCCTGAGATTATGCCGATACTTCAATTTCGCTTGGGCGATTGCTTTCGGCTCGACCGAATTTACGGGATGTATATGCGGGAAGGAATGCCGCGCGGACATCTGCATGCCGACTACGGTGCCACTTCTCCGACAGCAAGAGCGCAACCCGGAGAATACTACTCTTTCCGAGATAATGAGATTCATAACGGTTTCGTTGTTGTGACGTGGAATCTTGCCGACACTGGACCGGATTATGGGGGATTTTGCTGTATTCCGGGCAGCCATAAAGGCAATTTCAAACTACCGCAACAGATCGCTGAAGCACCCCAAGATGCCCCTTGTGTCGTCATTCCGAACGCCCCAGCGGGTTCAGCGATTCTATTTACCGAAGCACTAACGCACGGCACAGCAGCATGGAACGGTAAGCACCAACGCAGGTCCCTGCTGTATAAGTATTGTGTTTCGCACATCGCGTGGACTTCGCGGCGCGTGGCAATACCGGAGGATATAGAGATCACAGAACGTCAAAAGATTCTCTTCCGTGAACCTGCTGACCCGTATCGTCATTTCCCATCATTGTTTGAGGCAGCATAA
- a CDS encoding HAD-IA family hydrolase gives MKLPVQTIIFDFDYTLVESSRGTIDGVNFAFDKMGMPLASDAAIRQTIGLALPDILTALAGEAYSRRVEEFTRLFLQRADETMVALAEFYAGVPETVQALRRLGLQLAIVSQKRRDYIQGILTRGNLLDAFDVIVGGGDAAYKPNPEGLLLAIAQTDSIPQNCFYVGDSVTDAKTAQRAAVPFIAVLSGVTPRTAFDDYDVYAILEDVSEVLSLEPVKKL, from the coding sequence TTGAAACTACCTGTCCAAACTATCATATTTGACTTTGACTATACGTTGGTAGAATCTTCACGTGGAACGATCGATGGCGTCAATTTCGCATTTGACAAAATGGGGATGCCGCTCGCTTCCGATGCCGCGATTCGGCAGACAATCGGTTTAGCACTACCGGATATACTGACGGCGTTAGCAGGGGAAGCATATAGCAGGCGAGTGGAGGAATTTACGCGGCTGTTTCTTCAACGTGCCGATGAGACTATGGTCGCGTTAGCAGAATTTTACGCGGGTGTGCCAGAAACAGTACAAGCATTGCGGAGGCTTGGTCTTCAACTTGCTATCGTTTCTCAGAAACGTCGCGACTACATTCAGGGGATCCTTACGCGTGGAAATTTGTTAGATGCATTTGACGTTATCGTTGGTGGTGGGGACGCAGCGTATAAGCCGAACCCAGAAGGGTTACTGCTGGCGATTGCGCAAACGGATAGTATTCCGCAAAATTGCTTCTATGTCGGAGATAGCGTGACGGATGCCAAAACTGCCCAGCGTGCTGCCGTTCCCTTTATTGCTGTGCTGTCGGGTGTCACGCCACGAACGGCTTTTGATGATTACGATGTTTATGCGATTCTTGAAGATGTGTCTGAGGTACTAAGTTTAGAACCAGTGAAAAAATTGTAA
- a CDS encoding dockerin type I domain-containing protein produces the protein MNKRAFFIFVLLLIAPFFLPSGFAQDSSQWNLPDGAIARLGRGSIIDITYSPDGTHFAVVSTIGIWLYDARTYKETALLIGHTWEASAVAFSPDSKTLASASWDDPVQLWDVYTGQLRVTLTGYVNNVNALVFSPDGKTLAIANANEILLWDAETGAQQMVLEGHTDSVKAITFVQDGSRLVSASSDGTMRVWDVLTGQHKSFDVKLNKYADVVLSPDGKMLAMAHRSIGKIELWETDTGQFLRTFTTAESVDAITFSPDGGMLVSSSGWPDYLIELWNAQTGEVLMTFTGHTWLVDAIAFSPDGKTLISGSRNGTVRVWNVETGENRTTFQGHLGSVGVVAFSPDGRTLASGSSPHTIQLWDMDTRQPQAKFEADAFWVWSLAFSPNEQLLVSGSSEEVLIWGTHTGELHARYQNWYGAIAFSPDGETFTSARFGGAIRLWDASTIHDREFLQNRAIFDAHRDSFNSLVFSPDGGTLASAGGEGTILLWDVSTAELKTTISGHKELVSTLSYSPNGRTLASGSWDDTIRLWDTETGMPRRILNGHTEGVTSVAFSLDGETLASGSYDGTVRLWNAHTGRNHTIFRGHNKYEVNSVVYSPDGRTFASGGGDGTILLWQTQSAVPEDVNGDSVVNIDDLRFVADHLGHVERENVADVNGDGIVNILDLVAVAGAME, from the coding sequence ATGAATAAGAGGGCGTTTTTTATTTTTGTGTTGTTACTGATTGCACCCTTCTTTTTGCCGAGTGGTTTCGCACAGGATTCTTCGCAATGGAACTTGCCTGATGGCGCGATCGCGAGACTCGGTAGAGGTAGCATAATAGACATCACGTATTCACCGGATGGCACTCATTTTGCAGTGGTGAGTACTATCGGAATTTGGCTCTACGATGCGCGTACCTATAAAGAGACAGCCTTACTTATTGGACATACGTGGGAAGCCTCGGCAGTAGCGTTTTCGCCGGATAGCAAAACGCTTGCAAGTGCAAGTTGGGACGATCCGGTTCAGTTGTGGGATGTTTACACCGGACAACTCCGCGTTACCCTAACGGGATATGTAAATAATGTTAATGCGCTCGTGTTCTCACCGGATGGCAAAACGCTTGCCATCGCAAATGCTAACGAAATCCTGTTGTGGGACGCGGAAACGGGTGCACAGCAGATGGTCCTTGAGGGGCATACTGATTCAGTGAAGGCTATTACGTTTGTTCAAGATGGGAGCAGATTAGTCAGCGCGAGTTCGGATGGAACGATGCGAGTGTGGGACGTGCTGACAGGACAACATAAATCTTTTGATGTGAAACTCAACAAATATGCAGACGTTGTGCTCTCACCAGATGGAAAAATGCTTGCTATGGCACATAGGAGCATTGGGAAGATTGAACTATGGGAAACAGATACAGGTCAATTCCTACGGACCTTCACAACTGCGGAATCGGTGGATGCTATTACGTTTTCGCCGGACGGGGGAATGCTTGTCAGTAGCAGTGGTTGGCCGGATTACTTAATTGAATTGTGGAACGCGCAAACGGGCGAAGTTCTCATGACTTTTACAGGGCATACATGGCTTGTTGACGCGATAGCATTCTCACCGGATGGGAAAACGTTGATCAGTGGAAGCAGAAATGGCACGGTTCGGGTATGGAATGTAGAAACAGGCGAGAATCGGACGACATTCCAAGGACACTTGGGGTCGGTTGGTGTCGTTGCATTTTCACCAGATGGGAGAACCCTCGCGAGTGGAAGTTCACCGCACACAATTCAATTGTGGGATATGGATACCCGACAGCCCCAAGCCAAGTTTGAAGCCGATGCGTTTTGGGTCTGGAGTCTTGCATTCTCACCGAATGAGCAGCTGCTTGTTAGCGGCAGTTCGGAAGAGGTGTTGATATGGGGTACACACACCGGAGAACTCCATGCAAGGTATCAAAATTGGTATGGTGCTATAGCGTTTTCGCCAGACGGGGAGACGTTCACCAGTGCAAGATTCGGTGGCGCGATTCGGTTGTGGGATGCGTCCACGATTCATGATCGCGAATTTCTCCAAAATCGTGCTATCTTTGATGCACATCGCGATAGTTTTAATAGCCTGGTTTTTTCACCCGATGGAGGGACACTCGCCAGCGCAGGTGGCGAAGGTACTATTTTGTTGTGGGATGTCTCTACTGCCGAACTCAAAACAACTATCAGTGGACATAAAGAACTTGTTAGTACCTTATCGTATTCTCCAAATGGCCGCACGCTCGCCAGTGGGAGTTGGGATGATACCATTCGATTATGGGATACAGAAACTGGTATGCCCAGAAGAATTCTTAATGGACATACAGAAGGTGTAACTTCGGTTGCGTTTTCGCTGGATGGAGAAACACTTGCCAGCGGAAGTTACGATGGGACGGTTCGGTTGTGGAACGCACACACAGGTCGAAACCACACCATTTTCAGAGGGCATAATAAGTATGAGGTCAATTCGGTTGTGTATTCTCCAGATGGGCGCACGTTCGCCAGCGGTGGTGGAGATGGCACGATCCTTTTGTGGCAAACTCAGTCTGCAGTGCCTGAAGATGTCAACGGCGATAGTGTTGTCAATATTGACGATTTAAGGTTCGTTGCTGACCACCTTGGACATGTTGAGAGAGAAAATGTAGCGGATGTTAACGGTGATGGTATAGTCAATATTCTTGACCTTGTCGCGGTTGCCGGAGCTATGGAGTGA